In the Arcobacter lacus genome, one interval contains:
- the ovoA gene encoding 5-histidylcysteine sulfoxide synthase translates to MNYIKNSVNLSTGTIEEKRAEIKKQFLQTYELDEKLFDLLKDKEFLYQQPNKLRHPLIFYYGHTATFFINKLVLANILENRLNKDFESIFAIGVDEMSWDDLNSSNYKWPTFEEIKEYRNKVKEIVLDLIENMQFSLPINWDCPMWIILMGIEHENIHIETSSVLLRELDIKYLIEDEIFEYSNEASNEYPKNELLDVKGAQVLLQKDRNNPIFYGWDNEFSNHKAFIKDFQASKYLVSNGEFLEFVKEGGYNNPEFFSTEGENWLSYTDAKYPTFWIKKDEKYFLREINRVVPLPLNYPVDVNFYEAEAFCKYKSEKLGFEVRLPSEDEYYRLYDFVDAQNKEANIGLKKFNQSRVDKYKFDGFYDVAGNVWQWSLTPIYPFDGFVTHPIYDDFTTPTFDDRHALIKGGSFISLGNETLRSARYAFRKHFFQHAGFRYVKSSNEYKTQLNNNFYESDESIFSYCDLYYGKDKLYTNYVDLLRPYLKDLKNSKALDLGCCVGRTSFELAKIYDEVLGIDFSANYINIGVKLKHYDFVNYKIKKEDKTFEERAISLKDLDLENIKEKVSFMQGDACNLKEIYKDFDLIFYSSLIDKLYYPKKFLEDVSRRINKNGFFVFLSSQNWFNEHINENNLFLEFELLDKIELSSFIKMKNKNYENKTLLMSIWKKK, encoded by the coding sequence ATGAACTATATAAAAAATAGTGTAAATTTAAGTACTGGTACAATTGAAGAAAAAAGAGCTGAGATTAAAAAACAGTTTTTACAAACTTATGAATTAGATGAAAAACTTTTTGATTTATTAAAAGATAAGGAGTTTTTGTATCAGCAACCAAATAAACTTAGACATCCACTTATATTTTATTATGGACATACTGCAACATTTTTTATAAATAAATTAGTTTTAGCAAATATTTTAGAAAATAGATTAAATAAGGATTTTGAATCAATATTTGCTATTGGTGTTGATGAAATGAGTTGGGATGATTTAAACTCTAGTAATTACAAATGGCCAACTTTTGAAGAGATAAAAGAGTATAGAAATAAAGTAAAAGAGATAGTTTTAGATTTGATTGAAAATATGCAGTTTTCACTTCCTATAAATTGGGATTGTCCTATGTGGATTATTTTGATGGGAATAGAACATGAAAATATTCATATAGAAACAAGTTCAGTTTTACTTCGAGAACTTGATATAAAATATTTAATTGAAGATGAGATATTTGAGTATTCAAATGAAGCTTCAAATGAATATCCAAAAAATGAGCTTCTTGATGTAAAAGGTGCGCAAGTTTTACTTCAAAAAGATAGAAATAATCCAATATTTTATGGTTGGGATAATGAATTTTCAAATCACAAAGCTTTTATAAAAGATTTTCAAGCTTCAAAATATTTGGTTTCAAATGGAGAATTTTTGGAGTTTGTAAAAGAGGGTGGTTATAATAATCCTGAATTCTTTTCAACGGAAGGGGAAAACTGGTTAAGTTATACAGATGCAAAATATCCAACATTTTGGATAAAAAAAGATGAAAAATATTTTTTAAGAGAGATAAATAGAGTTGTTCCTCTTCCTCTTAATTATCCAGTTGATGTAAATTTTTATGAAGCAGAAGCTTTTTGTAAATACAAAAGTGAAAAATTAGGTTTTGAAGTTAGACTTCCAAGTGAAGATGAGTATTATAGACTTTATGATTTTGTAGATGCACAAAATAAAGAAGCAAATATTGGTTTAAAAAAGTTTAATCAAAGCAGGGTTGACAAATATAAGTTTGATGGTTTTTACGATGTTGCTGGAAATGTTTGGCAATGGAGTTTAACACCAATTTATCCTTTTGATGGTTTTGTAACACATCCAATCTATGATGATTTTACAACTCCAACATTTGATGATAGACATGCACTTATAAAAGGTGGTTCTTTTATTAGTTTAGGAAATGAAACTTTAAGAAGTGCAAGATATGCTTTTAGAAAACATTTTTTCCAACATGCTGGATTTAGATATGTTAAATCATCAAATGAGTATAAAACACAATTAAACAACAACTTTTATGAAAGTGATGAATCAATATTTTCATATTGCGATTTATATTATGGAAAAGATAAGTTATACACAAATTATGTGGATTTATTAAGACCATATTTAAAAGATTTGAAAAACTCAAAAGCTTTAGATTTAGGTTGTTGTGTTGGACGAACTAGCTTTGAGTTAGCAAAAATCTATGATGAAGTATTAGGAATAGATTTTAGTGCAAATTATATAAATATTGGGGTAAAACTAAAACATTATGATTTCGTAAATTATAAAATAAAAAAAGAAGATAAAACTTTTGAAGAAAGAGCTATCTCTTTAAAAGATTTAGATTTAGAAAATATTAAAGAAAAAGTATCTTTTATGCAAGGAGATGCTTGTAATTTAAAAGAGATTTATAAAGATTTTGATTTAATATTTTATTCTAGTTTAATTGATAAATTATATTATCCTAAAAAGTTTTTAGAAGATGTTTCAAGACGAATAAACAAAAATGGTTTTTTTGTATTTTTAAGTTCACAGAATTGGTTTAATGAACATATAAATGAAAATAATCTATTTTTGGAATTTGAACTACTTGATAAGATTGAGCTTTCATCTTTTATAAAAATGAAAAATAAAAATTATGAGAATAAAACTTTATTGATGAGTATTTGGAAGAAAAAATAG
- a CDS encoding ComEC/Rec2 family competence protein has protein sequence MFIKIIKSKQIVTIFILFFALLINILFEYGKYLEFIDEEVFETKVEVLNIYQKDDFDILKLKTSNFEFFTSIPKNQEIKKFDLLNILIVSRNIDFIDYLKGFYTKTIYFDELQKEQTFKDKIIKNIENNHKDEKIIELFNALFLAVPVSKELRDVITAYGIAHVVALSGFHLVVLSFVIYWILYFPYKFFQDRYFPYRNRKLDILLITTAILFYYLILTDIVPSLLRAFVMFCLGIYLLRSNIKILSYMTLFYTFLIVIVFYPKYIFSIGFWFSIFAVFYIYLFIQYFKNYNKWLLYVFFNIWMFLIFNPIVHYYFPQTSYEQFYSIPITIFFNFFYPAEIFAHIFGFSDYFDEYLKVFIEHKIYVYEVFTPLYFYILYLLVSFLSIWSKKIFILLNILMVGFNSYLYLLV, from the coding sequence ATGTTCATAAAAATTATTAAAAGTAAACAAATTGTAACAATATTTATCTTATTTTTTGCTCTTTTAATCAATATTCTTTTTGAATATGGTAAATATTTAGAATTTATCGATGAAGAAGTTTTTGAAACAAAAGTTGAAGTTTTAAATATTTATCAAAAAGATGATTTTGATATTTTAAAACTAAAAACTTCAAATTTTGAGTTTTTTACAAGTATTCCTAAAAATCAAGAAATAAAAAAATTTGATTTATTAAATATTTTAATAGTTTCAAGAAATATTGATTTTATAGATTATTTAAAAGGTTTTTATACAAAAACTATCTACTTTGATGAATTACAAAAAGAACAAACTTTCAAAGATAAAATCATAAAAAATATAGAAAATAATCATAAAGATGAAAAAATAATTGAACTTTTTAATGCTTTATTTCTAGCCGTTCCTGTTTCAAAAGAGTTAAGAGATGTAATTACAGCTTATGGAATAGCTCATGTTGTGGCACTTTCAGGTTTTCACTTAGTTGTTTTATCTTTTGTAATTTATTGGATTTTATATTTTCCTTATAAATTTTTTCAAGATAGATATTTCCCTTATCGAAATAGAAAGCTTGATATTTTACTTATAACTACTGCTATTTTGTTTTATTATCTTATCTTAACAGATATTGTACCATCGCTTTTAAGAGCTTTTGTGATGTTTTGTTTAGGTATTTATTTACTTAGAAGTAATATAAAAATTCTTTCATATATGACTTTGTTTTATACTTTTTTGATTGTAATTGTATTTTATCCTAAATACATTTTTTCTATTGGATTTTGGTTTTCTATTTTTGCAGTTTTTTATATCTATTTGTTTATACAATATTTTAAAAACTATAATAAATGGCTTTTATATGTTTTTTTCAATATTTGGATGTTTTTAATATTTAATCCAATAGTTCACTACTATTTTCCTCAAACTTCTTATGAACAGTTTTATTCTATACCAATTACGATATTTTTTAACTTTTTTTATCCAGCAGAGATTTTCGCTCATATTTTTGGATTTTCAGATTATTTTGATGAATATTTAAAAGTATTTATAGAACATAAAATCTATGTTTATGAAGTTTTTACACCACTTTATTTTTATATTTTATATCTTTTGGTTTCATTTTTATCGATTTGGAGTAAAAAGATTTTTATATTACTAAATATTTTGATGGTAGGGTTTAATAGTTATCTGTATTTATTGGTTTAA
- a CDS encoding 3'-5' exonuclease, with translation MAYYVLFDTETTGAAQEDRVIQFGAMIVDNKGKVEAFDELCSAPIPIKLEAMEVHNITPDLLENKPKAVETNFYKRLEELNSDDNYLIAHNINFDLDMIKKEGFENNYKLIDTLRCAKHLFSDLPYHRLQYLRYALDLYKFEENEASKYGITIKAHDAIGDVLVMKLFLSKLVGKCREVYPSLNPMEKLVELTTTPVFINTFKFGKYKGQNIEEVAKIDANYLNWMRTSMSDLDEDMKFTLDKVLNQ, from the coding sequence ATGGCTTATTATGTACTATTTGATACAGAAACAACAGGAGCTGCTCAAGAAGATAGAGTTATTCAATTTGGTGCTATGATTGTTGATAATAAAGGAAAAGTTGAAGCTTTTGATGAGTTATGTTCAGCTCCTATTCCCATAAAACTTGAAGCAATGGAAGTTCACAATATAACTCCTGATTTATTAGAAAATAAACCAAAAGCAGTTGAAACAAACTTCTATAAAAGATTAGAAGAGTTAAATAGTGATGACAACTATTTAATAGCTCATAATATAAATTTTGATTTAGATATGATAAAAAAAGAAGGCTTTGAAAACAACTATAAATTAATAGATACATTAAGATGTGCAAAACATCTATTTAGTGATTTACCTTATCATCGACTTCAATACTTAAGATATGCACTAGATTTATATAAATTTGAAGAGAATGAAGCTTCTAAATATGGTATAACTATAAAAGCTCATGACGCAATCGGTGATGTACTTGTGATGAAACTATTTTTATCAAAACTTGTAGGAAAATGTAGAGAAGTTTATCCAAGTTTAAATCCTATGGAAAAACTTGTAGAATTAACTACTACTCCTGTATTTATAAATACTTTTAAATTTGGAAAATACAAAGGACAAAATATAGAAGAAGTTGCAAAAATAGATGCAAACTATCTAAACTGGATGAGAACTTCTATGAGCGATTTAGATGAAGATATGAAATTTACTTTGGATAAGGTTTTAAACCAATAA
- the queA gene encoding tRNA preQ1(34) S-adenosylmethionine ribosyltransferase-isomerase QueA gives MLDPLKTSSYDYNLPKNQIATHPVTPADSAKLLIFNRSTNTIIHSTFKDISKFLPNDLSIFLNDTKVIKARIFGLKDSGGQIELLLNKPLFMDRYLVMIRGKVRVGTKLLFDENLSAIVEEVNEDGSRIVEFFQDEKKLDFLSLVEILNKIGHLPLPPYMNREDEKQDEQNYQTLFAKNYGAVAAPTASLHFTPELLKNLEEKYGLNYLTLHVGAGTFKPVDVEDILSHPMHSEYFEIGIDAKKNLDKANKVLAVGTTVTRTIEYYARTNKIQGECDLFLNPANKPIKVDYLLTNFHLPKSTLIMLVASFIGLEKTLEIYETAIKENYRFYSYGDGMLIL, from the coding sequence TTGCTAGATCCATTAAAAACTTCAAGTTATGACTATAATCTTCCTAAAAATCAAATAGCTACCCATCCTGTAACACCAGCAGATAGTGCAAAGCTTTTGATTTTTAATAGAAGTACTAATACTATTATTCATTCAACTTTTAAAGATATTTCAAAGTTTTTACCTAATGATTTATCAATATTCTTAAATGATACAAAAGTTATAAAAGCTAGAATTTTTGGTCTAAAAGATAGTGGTGGTCAAATAGAACTATTACTAAATAAACCTCTATTTATGGATAGATACTTAGTTATGATTAGAGGAAAAGTAAGAGTTGGAACTAAACTTCTTTTTGATGAAAATCTAAGTGCTATTGTAGAAGAAGTAAATGAAGATGGAAGTAGAATTGTAGAGTTTTTTCAAGATGAAAAAAAACTAGATTTTCTATCTTTAGTTGAAATACTAAATAAAATTGGACATCTTCCTCTACCTCCTTACATGAATAGAGAAGATGAAAAACAAGATGAACAAAACTATCAAACTTTGTTTGCAAAAAACTATGGAGCAGTTGCAGCTCCAACTGCATCACTTCATTTTACACCTGAATTATTAAAAAATTTAGAAGAAAAATATGGATTAAACTATCTTACACTTCATGTAGGAGCAGGAACTTTTAAACCTGTTGATGTAGAAGATATCTTATCTCATCCAATGCATAGTGAATATTTTGAAATAGGAATTGATGCTAAAAAAAACTTAGATAAAGCGAATAAAGTTTTAGCAGTAGGAACAACAGTTACTAGAACTATCGAGTATTATGCAAGAACAAATAAAATTCAAGGTGAATGTGATTTATTTTTAAATCCAGCAAATAAACCTATAAAAGTTGATTATTTACTTACAAATTTTCATTTACCAAAATCAACTTTAATTATGTTGGTTGCTTCTTTTATTGGATTAGAAAAAACTTTAGAAATATATGAAACTGCTATAAAAGAGAATTATAGATTCTACTCTTATGGTGATGGAATGTTAATACTTTAA
- the tatC gene encoding twin-arginine translocase subunit TatC: MFEDLKPHIADLRKRLVISCIAIVVMFFVCFTFYEPILNWMTVPVKAALPTGSNMIAVSIEETFFTAMKVAFFAGFVASLPVIFWQMWLFLAPGLYDHEKKLVIPFVFFATLMFLLGASFAYYIVVPLGFSFLIAFGSTVVTVLPSIGTYVGFFTKIMIGFGIAFELPVITFFLAKIGIVDDKMLKDFFRYAIVLIFIVAAILTPPDVVSQVLMAAPLVLLYGISIYIAKVFNPAQKDEEEEDEEE, translated from the coding sequence ATGTTTGAAGATTTAAAACCCCATATTGCTGATTTAAGAAAAAGACTTGTAATATCTTGTATCGCTATTGTTGTAATGTTTTTTGTATGTTTTACTTTTTATGAACCTATTTTAAATTGGATGACAGTTCCAGTTAAAGCTGCTCTTCCAACAGGTTCAAATATGATTGCAGTATCTATAGAAGAGACATTCTTTACAGCTATGAAAGTTGCATTTTTTGCTGGATTTGTAGCTTCACTTCCAGTTATATTTTGGCAAATGTGGTTATTTTTAGCTCCTGGACTTTATGATCATGAAAAAAAACTTGTAATACCTTTTGTATTTTTTGCTACTTTAATGTTTTTATTAGGTGCAAGTTTTGCTTATTATATTGTTGTTCCTTTAGGTTTTAGTTTTTTAATTGCCTTTGGTTCTACTGTTGTTACTGTATTACCTAGTATTGGAACTTATGTTGGATTCTTTACAAAAATTATGATTGGTTTTGGAATAGCTTTTGAATTACCTGTTATTACTTTTTTTCTTGCAAAAATAGGAATAGTTGATGACAAAATGTTAAAAGATTTTTTTAGATATGCGATTGTACTTATTTTTATAGTTGCTGCTATTTTAACTCCACCTGATGTTGTAAGTCAAGTATTAATGGCAGCACCATTAGTACTACTTTATGGAATATCTATTTATATAGCAAAAGTATTTAATCCTGCACAAAAAGATGAAGAAGAAGAAGACGAGGAAGAATAA
- the tatB gene encoding Sec-independent protein translocase protein TatB — translation MFGMGITEILLIAIVAIIALGPDKLPDAMVQIAKFINKFKNGLAEAKSTLDNELNIAELKNEATKFKAQIEDTKTSLTAETKIDLGLNEILNDDFETPKKEAKEIKEENISLKNEDKA, via the coding sequence ATGTTTGGTATGGGTATAACTGAAATCTTGCTTATTGCAATAGTTGCTATTATCGCTTTAGGACCTGATAAATTGCCTGATGCAATGGTACAAATAGCAAAATTTATTAATAAATTTAAAAATGGATTAGCTGAAGCAAAATCTACACTTGATAATGAACTAAATATTGCTGAATTAAAAAATGAAGCTACTAAATTTAAAGCTCAAATTGAAGATACAAAAACATCTTTAACAGCTGAAACAAAAATTGATTTAGGATTGAATGAAATATTAAATGATGATTTTGAAACTCCTAAAAAAGAAGCCAAAGAAATTAAAGAAGAAAATATTTCATTAAAAAATGAGGATAAAGCTTAA
- a CDS encoding TerB family tellurite resistance protein, whose translation MELVVLAVVIVILFFIGKNYKTEEFKNINLKQKEIFSGDLLNHEAGILVALLAKVAKADGKVGELEAEILKHTFTDISSHFQNSQEVRENLKNLYEQEKETFENLIIICDKLYLLTKHDYNKRLKYMEYLLNLAFIDGDFSKAEQEITEDIAQALKIEENDYFTLISNFENFYKNRENEKTLTLEKSYEILESNSIDDDATLKKNYRNLVKKHHPDIISGQGASQSIIDEATKKLQEINEAYEIIKKSRGI comes from the coding sequence ATGGAATTAGTAGTTTTAGCAGTTGTTATAGTGATTTTATTTTTTATAGGGAAAAACTATAAAACAGAAGAATTTAAAAATATAAATTTAAAGCAAAAAGAGATTTTTAGTGGAGATTTATTAAATCATGAAGCAGGAATTTTAGTAGCTCTTTTAGCAAAAGTAGCAAAGGCAGATGGAAAAGTAGGAGAACTTGAAGCAGAAATTTTAAAACATACTTTTACAGATATTTCAAGCCATTTTCAAAACTCACAAGAAGTAAGAGAAAACCTTAAGAATTTATACGAACAAGAAAAAGAAACATTTGAAAATCTAATAATAATTTGTGATAAATTATACCTTTTAACAAAACATGATTATAATAAAAGATTAAAATATATGGAATATTTGTTAAATCTTGCATTTATTGATGGAGACTTTTCAAAAGCAGAACAAGAAATAACAGAAGATATAGCACAAGCTTTAAAAATTGAAGAAAATGACTATTTTACACTTATTTCAAATTTTGAAAACTTCTATAAAAATAGAGAAAATGAAAAAACTCTAACATTAGAAAAATCGTATGAGATTTTAGAATCAAATTCTATTGATGATGATGCGACTTTAAAGAAAAACTATAGAAATTTGGTAAAAAAACACCATCCAGATATCATTTCAGGGCAAGGAGCTTCTCAAAGTATTATAGATGAAGCTACAAAAAAACTTCAAGAGATAAATGAAGCTTATGAAATAATAAAAAAAAGTAGAGGAATATAA
- a CDS encoding (2Fe-2S)-binding protein has product MAKSFPHSYVVCTCKQVTLGEIIYAIKEKGAKTLQDLEDITDAGSCCGSCKNEESDIGVEKMELYLEDILKKFS; this is encoded by the coding sequence ATGGCAAAAAGTTTTCCTCACTCTTATGTAGTTTGTACTTGTAAACAAGTAACTTTAGGTGAAATTATCTATGCAATCAAAGAAAAAGGTGCAAAAACATTACAAGATTTAGAAGATATTACAGATGCAGGAAGTTGCTGTGGTTCTTGTAAAAATGAAGAGAGTGATATTGGTGTAGAAAAAATGGAACTTTATTTAGAAGATATTCTAAAAAAATTTAGTTAA
- a CDS encoding NAD+ synthase codes for MKDWKKVKQYLISFLKDEVSKAGFEKVTVGLSGGLDSAVVAILCKEAFGKNLNCVLMPSQFSSQSSIEHAIEVCEKFDIRYDIVSIEPMVSAFLKNMDNDKLRIGNFSARMRMSVLYDISFKEKSLVVGTSNKSELLLGYGTIFGDIACAINPIGEIYKSDEFEFAKLLGVPESILTKAPSADLWEGQSDEDELGHTYKEIDDLLKLMVDDKKSKDELLKLGFEASFIDKINNRMKANAFKGKLPTIAKLGEYL; via the coding sequence ATGAAAGATTGGAAAAAAGTTAAGCAATATTTAATAAGTTTCTTAAAAGATGAAGTTTCAAAAGCAGGTTTTGAAAAAGTAACTGTTGGTTTATCTGGTGGTTTAGATTCTGCTGTTGTGGCTATTTTGTGTAAAGAAGCTTTCGGAAAAAATTTAAATTGTGTTTTGATGCCATCACAATTTTCATCACAAAGTTCAATTGAACACGCCATTGAAGTTTGTGAGAAATTTGACATAAGATATGATATTGTTTCTATAGAACCAATGGTTAGCGCCTTTTTAAAAAATATGGATAATGATAAACTTAGAATTGGTAACTTTAGTGCAAGAATGAGAATGTCTGTTTTATATGATATCTCTTTTAAAGAAAAATCATTAGTTGTAGGAACTTCAAATAAAAGTGAACTACTTTTAGGATATGGAACTATTTTTGGAGATATTGCATGTGCAATAAATCCAATAGGTGAAATCTATAAAAGTGATGAATTTGAATTTGCTAAACTTTTAGGTGTTCCAGAATCGATTTTGACAAAAGCGCCAAGCGCTGATTTATGGGAAGGTCAAAGTGATGAAGATGAACTAGGACACACTTATAAAGAAATAGATGATTTATTAAAACTTATGGTTGATGATAAAAAATCAAAAGATGAATTATTAAAGCTTGGTTTTGAAGCTAGTTTTATAGATAAAATAAATAATAGAATGAAAGCAAATGCCTTTAAAGGAAAACTTCCAACCATTGCAAAACTAGGGGAATATTTATGA
- a CDS encoding DegT/DnrJ/EryC1/StrS family aminotransferase, protein MKNIAIYKATLDNEELNQIRSVLESKNDLSKVLEFEEQMTKYIGAKYAIATSTSTAAIHLALSSIKLKRGDKILMSVNSFINLPEVVRHFDAEPIFIDINMEDMNIDIDKFEEALANNDSKKLRGAIITFIGGQAPDLDRIYDIAQKYGIILIEDCRAGLGSTYKGQKVGNLRADMTIFSTNPSPSKYAISRSGVIVTNNEEIAKRAKLLRSHAITTTYDSYGNLDYIYDVVDIGHKFDLSELDAAYAVAQLNKTDGFIKRRKEIAKLYERRLSNVKHITILPHKDEHIFTQFIIKISRNRDAFARALKERGVATGLNYIPLHLLSYYKNKYSMKITAFPNALNNYQQILSLPIYAGLTDDDINYVCDQVIEVAKDWI, encoded by the coding sequence ATGAAAAACATAGCAATATATAAAGCAACATTAGACAATGAAGAGTTAAATCAAATAAGATCAGTTTTAGAGTCAAAAAATGACTTATCAAAAGTTTTAGAGTTTGAAGAACAAATGACAAAATATATAGGTGCAAAATATGCTATTGCAACTTCAACTTCTACTGCTGCTATACATCTTGCTCTTAGTTCAATTAAACTTAAAAGAGGTGATAAAATACTAATGTCTGTTAACTCTTTTATAAATCTTCCTGAAGTTGTAAGACATTTTGATGCTGAACCTATTTTTATTGATATAAATATGGAAGATATGAATATTGATATTGATAAATTTGAAGAGGCTTTAGCAAATAATGATTCTAAGAAACTAAGAGGTGCAATAATCACTTTTATTGGTGGTCAAGCTCCTGATTTAGATAGGATTTATGATATTGCTCAAAAGTATGGAATTATTTTAATAGAAGATTGTAGAGCTGGATTAGGAAGTACTTACAAAGGACAAAAAGTTGGAAATTTAAGAGCTGATATGACTATATTTTCAACAAATCCTTCTCCATCAAAATATGCAATTAGTCGTTCAGGAGTTATTGTAACAAACAATGAAGAGATTGCAAAAAGAGCAAAACTTTTAAGATCTCATGCAATAACTACTACATATGATAGTTATGGAAACTTGGATTATATTTATGATGTTGTTGATATTGGACATAAGTTTGATTTATCTGAACTTGATGCAGCTTATGCAGTTGCACAACTTAATAAAACTGATGGTTTTATAAAAAGAAGAAAAGAGATAGCAAAACTTTATGAACGAAGATTATCAAATGTAAAACATATCACGATTTTACCTCATAAAGATGAGCATATTTTTACGCAATTTATTATAAAAATCTCAAGAAATAGAGATGCTTTTGCAAGAGCTTTAAAAGAAAGAGGAGTTGCTACTGGACTTAACTATATTCCTTTGCATCTTTTATCTTATTATAAAAATAAATATTCTATGAAAATTACAGCATTTCCAAATGCTTTAAATAACTATCAACAAATATTATCTCTTCCTATTTATGCAGGACTTACAGATGATGATATAAATTATGTTTGTGATCAAGTTATAGAAGTTGCAAAAGATTGGATATAA
- a CDS encoding tetraacyldisaccharide 4'-kinase, which produces MKQKIHLWIEEYLFFPNFFQKIISFLLLPLTLIYLIIIFTKRFKAKKIDFDIPIISIGNIIVGGSGKTPITIELASKYENVCIILRGYGRSSKGLQIVSLKGKIQVDVKTSGDEAMLLAKSLKKATIIVSENRIEAILKAKELGSKIIFLDDGFSKYSISKFDILLKPQNEPTNNFCLPSGGYREPKSFYKKANIVLQEGKDFKRVITIKKDENIKELPVKTILLTAISKPKRLLEFLPKNIKMISFPDHHNFTKEEILDIQNEYKDYAILTTGKDMVKLKEFNLENLYLMDLCIRIDEKVDFSSMNSYINIFK; this is translated from the coding sequence TTGAAACAAAAAATACATTTATGGATTGAAGAATATCTCTTCTTTCCCAACTTTTTTCAAAAAATCATCTCTTTTTTACTTCTTCCTTTAACTCTTATTTATCTGATTATAATTTTTACAAAAAGATTTAAAGCTAAAAAGATAGATTTTGATATTCCAATTATTTCTATTGGAAATATAATTGTTGGTGGAAGTGGAAAAACTCCAATAACTATTGAATTAGCTAGTAAATATGAAAATGTTTGCATCATTTTAAGAGGTTATGGAAGAAGTTCAAAAGGTTTACAAATAGTAAGTTTAAAAGGAAAAATTCAAGTTGATGTAAAAACAAGTGGTGATGAAGCAATGCTTTTGGCAAAAAGTTTAAAAAAAGCTACGATAATAGTAAGTGAAAATCGAATAGAAGCTATCTTAAAAGCAAAAGAATTAGGAAGTAAAATCATATTTTTAGATGATGGATTTTCAAAATATAGTATTTCAAAGTTTGATATTCTTTTAAAACCACAAAATGAACCTACAAATAATTTTTGTTTACCAAGTGGAGGATATAGAGAGCCTAAAAGTTTTTATAAAAAAGCAAATATTGTTTTACAAGAAGGAAAAGATTTCAAAAGAGTAATTACAATAAAAAAAGATGAAAATATAAAAGAACTTCCAGTCAAAACTATTTTATTAACAGCTATTTCAAAACCTAAAAGGCTTTTAGAATTTTTACCTAAAAATATAAAAATGATAAGTTTTCCTGACCATCATAATTTTACAAAAGAAGAGATTTTAGATATTCAAAATGAATATAAGGATTATGCTATTTTAACAACAGGAAAAGATATGGTTAAATTAAAAGAGTTTAATTTAGAAAATCTATATTTGATGGACTTGTGTATAAGAATAGATGAAAAGGTAGATTTTTCTTCTATGAATAGTTATATAAATATTTTTAAATAG
- a CDS encoding PLDc N-terminal domain-containing protein has protein sequence MSFFTIFISLSLLIFVVFCFILYIFIIIDILKHEFTGYNKIIWIIVIPCFPILGAILYLFIGRKQRIKEL, from the coding sequence ATGAGTTTTTTTACTATCTTTATATCTTTGAGCCTTCTAATATTTGTGGTTTTTTGTTTTATTTTATATATTTTTATCATTATTGATATTTTAAAACATGAATTTACGGGTTATAACAAAATTATTTGGATTATTGTAATACCTTGTTTTCCTATCTTGGGTGCTATTTTATATCTATTTATTGGAAGAAAACAACGAATTAAAGAGTTATAA